The following proteins come from a genomic window of Vallitalea okinawensis:
- a CDS encoding NUDIX hydrolase has translation MKQFPTHIVAVDGIIENANNEILLVKHQHHGVWTVPGGQVEFGENLMDALKREIKEECGVEVLVNKLICVSSNTCTYQGYNGYGTIPTKVMFGFTCKYVSGELCTSEETSESCWIPKHEVLNYIKVPNLVERFKTYLNFSSDVKYLEYITKPEYNLRLKRFI, from the coding sequence ATGAAGCAATTTCCTACACATATAGTAGCGGTAGATGGCATTATAGAGAATGCAAATAATGAAATACTGTTAGTAAAGCATCAGCATCATGGAGTCTGGACAGTCCCTGGTGGACAAGTTGAATTTGGCGAAAATCTTATGGATGCTCTAAAAAGAGAAATAAAAGAAGAGTGTGGAGTAGAGGTTCTAGTTAATAAATTAATTTGTGTTTCTTCCAATACATGTACATATCAAGGTTATAATGGATATGGAACAATTCCTACTAAAGTTATGTTTGGCTTTACATGTAAATATGTTAGCGGGGAATTATGTACTTCAGAGGAGACATCTGAAAGTTGTTGGATACCAAAACATGAAGTTTTAAATTATATCAAAGTACCTAATCTAGTTGAAAGATTCAAAACTTATTTGAACTTTAGTAGTGATGTTAAATATTTAGAATATATTACTAAGCCAGAGTATAACTTAAGACTCAAACGTTTTATATAG
- a CDS encoding alpha/beta hydrolase family protein has translation MNEKLSNDMREFIGLTGNHDSKVAYEVISEENKGNYMQMRIRYSGYGGDMIRAFILIPKGTGPFPAVLIHHQHNGERFLGKSEVCGLIGDQYQAFGPILANCGVMVLAPDSICFEDRRVGYNDFGIEPNEEKDWLQHYNEMCYRLLAGETLMKKVLEDAAISISLLRLHPLVDPCRLGILGHSYGGNTVLFQGALDSRIKFGCSSGAAASFKNRIQNGTGIEMASTIPGFNQDYDIDDLVKCFAPRNLLLVSATNDKYSKDSENIYDKAIKEYEKMGATDALVHKRFEGEHRLDKERFEVIVDWIISQCK, from the coding sequence ATGAACGAAAAACTTAGTAATGATATGAGAGAATTTATTGGTTTAACTGGTAATCACGATAGTAAAGTAGCGTATGAGGTGATTTCAGAAGAAAATAAAGGCAATTATATGCAAATGCGAATTAGATACTCAGGTTATGGTGGGGATATGATAAGGGCATTTATTCTTATTCCAAAAGGGACTGGTCCTTTTCCAGCAGTCCTTATTCATCATCAACATAACGGAGAAAGATTTCTAGGTAAAAGTGAGGTTTGCGGACTGATTGGCGACCAGTATCAAGCATTTGGACCAATTCTAGCGAATTGTGGTGTTATGGTACTTGCTCCTGACTCAATCTGTTTTGAAGATAGAAGAGTGGGTTATAATGACTTTGGTATTGAACCAAATGAGGAAAAGGATTGGTTACAACATTATAATGAAATGTGTTATAGGCTATTAGCAGGCGAAACTTTAATGAAAAAGGTTCTGGAGGATGCAGCCATTAGTATTTCGCTTTTAAGACTGCATCCTCTAGTTGATCCTTGTAGATTAGGTATACTTGGTCATTCATATGGAGGTAATACAGTACTTTTTCAGGGAGCATTAGACAGTAGAATAAAATTTGGATGTTCAAGTGGCGCAGCTGCAAGTTTTAAAAATAGAATTCAGAATGGCACAGGAATTGAGATGGCATCAACAATTCCAGGTTTTAATCAAGACTACGATATTGATGATTTAGTAAAGTGTTTTGCGCCACGGAATTTATTATTGGTATCAGCCACAAATGATAAATACTCCAAAGATAGTGAAAACATTTATGATAAAGCAATAAAAGAGTATGAAAAGATGGGTGCAACTGATGCTCTAGTGCATAAAAGATTTGAGGGAGAACACAGACTGGATAAAGAAAGGTTTGAAGTAATAGTAGACTGGATAATATCGCAGTGTAAATAA